One genomic window of Corallococcus caeni includes the following:
- a CDS encoding cytochrome c oxidase assembly factor Coa1 family protein: protein MSPTLKWVLGALVGLPLMCCGCGGMWFRSQFPHEEALARVVNHRQVVQSLGSPVSGGFFFSGRTQSRNDDALAEMEIPLSGSKQDGVLHVKAVQTSKVWGFSRLRVVAQDGKVINVLNEY from the coding sequence ATGTCGCCGACGCTGAAGTGGGTGCTCGGAGCTCTCGTGGGACTTCCGTTGATGTGCTGCGGTTGCGGCGGCATGTGGTTCCGGAGCCAGTTTCCCCATGAGGAGGCATTGGCGCGGGTGGTGAACCACCGCCAGGTGGTCCAGTCGCTGGGCTCGCCCGTGAGTGGCGGCTTCTTCTTCTCCGGCAGGACCCAGTCTCGCAACGATGACGCGCTCGCCGAAATGGAGATTCCGCTCTCCGGAAGCAAGCAGGACGGCGTGCTGCATGTGAAGGCCGTTCAGACAAGCAAGGTCTGGGGTTTCAGCCGCCTTCGCGTGGTGGCGCAGGACGGCAAGGTGATCAACGTCCTCAACGAATATTGA
- a CDS encoding DUF4215 domain-containing protein has translation MTKTGSRKSLFTRALCAVLLLSLAACGGDTATDADAGPRPDASTPDAGSHVDAGVDAGTQPDEDAGTDAGPTDAGTTDAGSTDAGTTDAGTLDAGTTDAGTTDAGTGPVDAGSPSSCGDGVKEGDEGCDDGDTKSGDGCSASCQVEQGWNCGATGLRCHAARCGDAIIAAPEECEDGNTASGDGCNDSCRLEQGYKCDGVGKTCVKTTCGDAKTEGTEQCDDGNNDLGDGCSPSCQLEPRCTGGNCTNVCGDGVLAADEQCDDGNLREFDGCSSVCQIEEGFSCPRIPPSPPSMLTLPIVYRDFRGKDLPGGHIDFENATGAETGIVQSTLGPTGKPAYAKTGVSSATTHGQVAFDQWFHDVTNVNQTVASTMRMNQTSPTTYLFEDLTFFPLDNAGWVARGEEPLRSDSAGTPRNFSFTSETRFWFEYRGVERIDFTGDDDVWIFVNGRLAIDMGGVHGSASGNVDLAARAADFALQPAHIYEVAVFQAERHTTGSNYGLRLSSFKLANQAGVCTSACGDGTLDAGEECDDGTNHGGYGKCAPGCLLGVRCGDGVVQFDQSEDCDDGNTVSGDGCGSTCKLEL, from the coding sequence ATGACAAAGACCGGCTCTCGAAAATCCCTGTTCACGAGGGCGCTGTGCGCCGTCCTCCTGCTCTCACTCGCGGCCTGTGGAGGTGACACCGCCACGGACGCCGACGCGGGCCCCCGGCCCGATGCCTCGACTCCGGACGCCGGTTCCCATGTGGACGCCGGAGTGGATGCGGGGACGCAGCCCGATGAGGATGCAGGCACGGACGCGGGCCCCACGGATGCCGGGACGACGGACGCGGGCAGCACGGACGCAGGCACCACCGATGCCGGCACCCTGGATGCCGGAACGACGGACGCGGGCACCACCGATGCTGGCACCGGCCCTGTCGATGCGGGCTCCCCGTCCAGCTGTGGCGATGGGGTGAAGGAGGGTGACGAGGGCTGTGACGACGGGGACACCAAGAGCGGCGATGGTTGCAGCGCGAGCTGCCAGGTCGAGCAGGGGTGGAACTGTGGCGCCACCGGCCTGAGGTGCCACGCCGCGCGCTGCGGCGACGCCATCATCGCGGCCCCGGAGGAATGCGAGGACGGCAACACGGCCAGCGGCGATGGCTGCAACGACAGCTGCCGGCTGGAGCAGGGCTACAAGTGCGACGGCGTGGGCAAGACGTGCGTGAAGACGACCTGCGGTGACGCCAAGACGGAAGGCACCGAGCAGTGCGACGACGGCAACAACGACCTGGGCGATGGCTGTTCGCCGTCGTGCCAGCTGGAGCCCCGCTGCACGGGAGGGAATTGCACGAACGTCTGCGGCGATGGCGTCCTCGCTGCCGACGAGCAGTGTGACGACGGCAACCTGCGCGAGTTCGACGGCTGCTCCTCCGTCTGTCAAATCGAGGAGGGTTTCAGTTGCCCCCGCATTCCTCCATCTCCTCCGTCCATGCTGACGCTTCCCATCGTCTACCGCGACTTCCGGGGGAAGGACCTGCCCGGCGGCCACATCGACTTCGAGAACGCGACCGGGGCGGAGACCGGCATCGTCCAGTCCACCCTGGGGCCGACCGGCAAGCCCGCCTATGCCAAGACAGGCGTCTCCTCCGCCACGACGCATGGGCAGGTGGCGTTCGATCAATGGTTTCACGACGTGACCAACGTCAACCAGACCGTCGCTTCCACGATGCGCATGAATCAGACGTCTCCCACCACCTACCTGTTCGAGGACCTGACCTTCTTCCCGCTCGACAACGCGGGCTGGGTGGCCCGGGGAGAGGAACCGCTTCGTTCGGACAGCGCGGGGACTCCGCGCAACTTCAGCTTCACCAGCGAGACGCGCTTCTGGTTCGAGTACCGGGGCGTGGAGCGGATCGACTTCACGGGGGACGACGACGTCTGGATCTTCGTCAACGGGCGGCTCGCCATCGACATGGGAGGGGTTCACGGCAGCGCGTCCGGGAACGTGGACCTGGCGGCCCGGGCCGCCGACTTCGCCCTCCAGCCGGCCCACATCTATGAGGTCGCCGTGTTCCAGGCGGAGCGCCACACGACGGGCTCGAACTACGGGCTGCGGCTGTCCTCGTTCAAGCTGGCCAACCAGGCCGGGGTGTGCACCTCGGCCTGCGGCGATGGCACGCTGGACGCGGGAGAGGAGTGCGACGACGGCACGAACCACGGAGGCTACGGGAAATGCGCTCCGGGGTGCCTGCTCGGTGTCCGCTGCGGCGACGGGGTCGTGCAGTTCGACCAGAGCGAGGACTGCGACGACGGAAACACCGTCAGCGGCGACGGCTGCGGCTCCACCTGCAAGCTCGAGCTCTAG
- a CDS encoding tellurite resistance TerB family protein has product MSREYPEEQLLAFVQAMANVAASDGRVTEDERQQLDDVVRGMGLSPRDEQVAAVIEAEFKKPGNLTDIVRKIEVRELRVSLLRMLVEVACADGEIANEERKAVKDAASAFGFDVSAADELIGWTLDSIKLEQREQQIMSKLL; this is encoded by the coding sequence ATGTCGCGCGAGTATCCCGAGGAGCAGCTCCTGGCGTTCGTCCAGGCCATGGCCAACGTGGCGGCGAGCGATGGCCGCGTCACCGAGGACGAGCGTCAGCAGCTCGATGACGTGGTGAGGGGCATGGGGCTGTCGCCCCGGGATGAGCAGGTCGCCGCGGTCATCGAAGCGGAGTTCAAGAAGCCCGGCAACCTCACGGACATCGTCCGGAAGATTGAAGTCCGGGAGCTGCGTGTCTCCCTGCTGCGCATGCTCGTCGAGGTGGCCTGCGCCGACGGCGAGATCGCGAACGAGGAGCGCAAGGCCGTGAAGGATGCCGCCAGCGCTTTCGGTTTCGACGTGTCCGCCGCCGACGAGCTCATTGGCTGGACGCTCGATTCCATCAAGCTGGAGCAGCGCGAGCAGCAGATCATGTCGAAGCTGCTCTGA
- a CDS encoding glutathione S-transferase family protein, with amino-acid sequence MIKLYQFHPSGNCYKVRLLLHQLAIPFETQEVDLSAGATRTPEFKAMNPIARTPTVELEPGVFLAESNAILWYFAEGTPFIPTDRLERARMLQWMFFEQYSHEPYIAVARAWLSFFGVPAGKEKELEERIQKGYAALDVMEGELSKRPFFAGEHYSLADIALYAYTHVAEEGRFDLSRYPAIRAWFERVQAQPRHLRLTDVIKAP; translated from the coding sequence ATGATCAAGCTCTACCAGTTCCACCCTTCCGGGAATTGCTACAAGGTCCGTCTGCTGCTGCATCAGCTCGCGATCCCGTTCGAAACGCAGGAGGTGGATCTCTCCGCGGGAGCGACGCGCACGCCGGAGTTCAAGGCGATGAACCCCATTGCCCGGACCCCTACCGTGGAGCTGGAGCCCGGGGTCTTCCTCGCCGAGTCCAATGCCATCCTCTGGTACTTCGCCGAGGGCACGCCCTTCATCCCCACCGACCGGCTGGAGCGGGCGCGGATGCTCCAGTGGATGTTCTTCGAGCAGTACAGCCACGAGCCCTACATCGCCGTGGCCCGGGCGTGGCTCAGCTTCTTCGGTGTCCCCGCTGGCAAGGAGAAGGAGCTGGAGGAGCGCATCCAGAAGGGCTACGCCGCGCTCGACGTCATGGAGGGAGAGCTGAGCAAGCGGCCCTTCTTCGCGGGCGAGCACTACAGCCTCGCGGACATCGCGCTGTATGCGTACACGCACGTGGCGGAGGAGGGCCGCTTCGACCTGTCCCGCTATCCCGCCATCCGCGCCTGGTTCGAGCGCGTGCAGGCCCAGCCCCGCCACCTGCGCCTCACCGACGTCATCAAGGCGCCGTAG
- a CDS encoding DoxX family protein, giving the protein MGRGVLGSFMVGAGTGHLSFARGPFQAQVPDWVPMDKDVVVLLSGVVEIGLGLTLLFNKRHRALVGLGLAAFFAAVFPGNLHQYAKHLSAFGLDTDTKRLVRLFFQPVLMGWALWSTGAMKARR; this is encoded by the coding sequence GTGGGACGCGGGGTGTTGGGCTCGTTCATGGTCGGGGCCGGCACGGGACATCTCTCCTTCGCGCGAGGGCCCTTCCAGGCGCAGGTGCCGGACTGGGTCCCGATGGACAAGGACGTCGTGGTCCTTCTCTCCGGAGTGGTGGAGATAGGGCTCGGGCTGACCCTGCTCTTCAACAAGCGGCACCGGGCCCTCGTGGGGCTGGGACTGGCGGCCTTCTTCGCGGCGGTCTTCCCCGGCAACCTGCATCAGTACGCGAAGCACCTCTCCGCGTTCGGCCTCGATACGGACACCAAGCGGCTGGTGCGACTGTTCTTCCAGCCCGTGCTGATGGGGTGGGCGCTGTGGTCCACCGGGGCCATGAAGGCGCGGCGGTAG
- the rph gene encoding rifamycin-inactivating phosphotransferase, with protein sequence MGCYVLGLQEIDQTQVALVGGKGAHLGELSRIEGIRVPAGFCVTTEAFQRVLVEAPSFDAQLERLSRLKQDDQEQLRALSAELRQTLEGAAMPDELAAAITRQLVQSGEQAAYAVRSSATAEDLPTASFAGQQDTYLNVVGPAAILQHVSRCWASLFTERAVIYRLRNGFDHRKVRMAVVVQRMVFPQAAGILFTADPITSHRKIASVEASFGLGEALVSGRVNADVYKVRDGEVIDKAVGTKQLAIQASPGGGTHEQAIEPERQRQSALTDAQVVRLVELGRRIEAHFGRPQDIEWCLSDDDFQFVQSRPITTLFPIPAANDPENHVYLSVGHQQMMTDAMKPLGLSLFQLTAMRPMYEAGGRLFVDVTQNLATPAGRAGLLGLAGKSDPLTGDALRTVIGRSDFIRQLPDEGPRAAPAGGAPAPLETDPAIVDELINRSEASLAVLKRDIRTKSGTALLDFILADLQELKRLLFEPRSFQVIMAGMEATWWLNDQLQAWLGEKNAADTLTQSVPNNITSEMGLALLDVADVIRPHPEVVAFLQDVKDEGFLDELPRLAGGREARDAIQAWLDKYGMRCVGEIDITKPRWSERPSTLVPLILGNIQNFEPGASKRRFEQGRQEAWKKEQDVLERLRALPDGAAKAEETKRMIDRVRTFAGYREYPKYGKINRYFVYRQALLEEAGRLVQAGVVREKEDIFYLTFQELQDVVRTNEVDARLIRQRKETFRSHQALTPPRVLTSDGEVITGVYRRDNVPAGALVGLPVSAGTIEGRARVILDMAEARPEAGDILVTAYTDPSWTPLFVAVKGLVTEVGGLMSHGSVIAREYGLPAVVGVEQATRRIRDGQRIRVHGTDGYVELLS encoded by the coding sequence ATGGGCTGCTATGTGTTGGGTCTCCAGGAGATAGACCAGACGCAGGTCGCGCTCGTTGGCGGCAAGGGCGCGCATCTGGGGGAACTTTCACGGATTGAAGGCATCCGCGTGCCGGCTGGCTTTTGCGTGACGACGGAGGCCTTCCAGCGGGTCCTCGTGGAAGCACCGTCGTTCGACGCTCAGCTGGAGCGGCTGTCGCGCCTGAAGCAGGACGACCAGGAGCAGCTCCGCGCGCTCAGCGCGGAGCTCCGTCAGACCCTTGAAGGGGCCGCCATGCCTGACGAACTGGCGGCAGCCATCACCCGGCAGCTCGTCCAGTCAGGAGAGCAGGCCGCTTACGCCGTCCGGTCGAGCGCGACGGCGGAGGACCTGCCGACGGCCTCCTTCGCGGGTCAGCAGGACACGTATCTGAACGTCGTGGGGCCGGCGGCGATCCTCCAGCACGTCAGCCGGTGCTGGGCCTCGCTCTTCACCGAGCGGGCCGTGATCTACCGCCTGCGCAACGGCTTCGACCACCGGAAGGTCCGCATGGCGGTGGTGGTGCAGCGGATGGTCTTCCCGCAAGCGGCCGGGATCCTGTTCACGGCCGACCCCATCACCTCCCATCGGAAGATCGCCTCCGTGGAGGCCAGCTTCGGGCTCGGCGAGGCCCTGGTCTCCGGCCGGGTGAACGCGGACGTCTACAAGGTGCGGGACGGCGAGGTCATCGACAAGGCGGTCGGCACCAAGCAGCTCGCCATCCAGGCCTCACCGGGAGGCGGGACGCACGAACAGGCCATCGAGCCGGAGCGGCAGCGGCAGTCCGCGCTGACGGATGCGCAGGTCGTTCGGCTCGTGGAGCTGGGCCGGCGGATCGAAGCGCACTTCGGCCGTCCCCAGGACATCGAATGGTGCCTGTCCGACGATGACTTCCAGTTCGTCCAGAGCCGGCCCATCACCACGCTGTTCCCCATCCCGGCGGCCAACGACCCGGAGAACCACGTCTACCTCTCCGTTGGTCATCAGCAGATGATGACCGACGCCATGAAGCCCCTGGGGCTCTCCCTGTTCCAGCTGACGGCCATGCGGCCGATGTACGAGGCCGGAGGGAGGCTGTTCGTCGACGTCACCCAGAACCTGGCCACGCCCGCGGGCCGCGCGGGCCTCCTGGGGCTCGCGGGAAAATCCGATCCGCTGACCGGGGACGCGCTGCGGACCGTCATCGGACGCAGCGACTTCATCCGGCAGCTCCCGGACGAAGGGCCTCGCGCGGCGCCGGCTGGCGGCGCCCCAGCTCCGCTCGAGACCGACCCGGCCATCGTCGACGAGCTGATCAACCGCAGCGAGGCCTCCCTCGCCGTCTTGAAGCGAGACATCCGGACGAAGTCAGGAACCGCGCTGCTCGACTTCATCCTGGCGGACCTCCAGGAGCTGAAGCGGCTCTTGTTCGAGCCGCGAAGCTTCCAGGTGATCATGGCGGGGATGGAGGCCACCTGGTGGCTCAACGACCAGCTCCAGGCGTGGCTGGGTGAGAAGAACGCGGCCGACACGCTCACGCAGTCCGTTCCCAACAACATCACGTCGGAGATGGGGCTGGCGCTCCTGGACGTCGCGGACGTGATCCGCCCGCATCCGGAGGTGGTGGCCTTCCTGCAGGACGTGAAGGACGAAGGCTTCCTGGACGAACTGCCCCGGCTGGCTGGCGGACGGGAGGCGCGAGACGCCATCCAGGCGTGGCTCGACAAGTACGGCATGCGCTGCGTCGGTGAGATCGACATCACGAAGCCGCGTTGGAGCGAACGCCCCAGTACGCTGGTGCCCCTCATCCTCGGCAACATCCAGAACTTCGAGCCGGGCGCCAGCAAGCGGCGCTTCGAGCAGGGACGGCAGGAGGCCTGGAAGAAGGAACAGGACGTGCTGGAGCGCCTGCGGGCCTTGCCGGACGGGGCAGCGAAGGCCGAGGAGACGAAGCGGATGATCGACCGGGTCCGGACCTTCGCCGGCTATCGGGAGTATCCGAAGTACGGAAAGATCAACCGATACTTTGTCTACAGGCAGGCCCTGTTGGAAGAGGCCGGGCGTCTCGTGCAGGCCGGCGTGGTGCGTGAGAAGGAAGACATCTTCTACCTCACGTTCCAGGAGCTCCAGGACGTCGTGCGCACGAACGAGGTGGATGCGCGGCTCATCCGTCAGCGCAAGGAAACGTTCCGGTCGCATCAAGCGCTCACGCCGCCCCGGGTGCTCACGTCGGATGGCGAGGTCATCACCGGGGTGTACCGGCGCGACAATGTGCCGGCCGGCGCGCTGGTGGGCCTGCCGGTCTCCGCGGGGACCATCGAGGGGCGGGCCCGAGTCATCCTGGACATGGCGGAGGCCCGTCCCGAAGCGGGCGACATCCTGGTCACCGCCTACACGGATCCCAGCTGGACCCCTCTGTTCGTCGCGGTCAAGGGCCTGGTGACGGAGGTCGGAGGCCTGATGTCTCACGGCTCGGTGATCGCGCGGGAGTACGGCCTGCCAGCTGTCGTGGGGGTGGAGCAGGCCACCCGGCGGATCCGGGATGGACAGCGGATCCGCGTGCACGGAACGGACGGTTACGTCGAGCTGCTGTCCTGA